The region ATATATCTTCTTTGTTAGGATTAATactagttttttttttttgaaaaaataacagATCTTGAATTTGTATTCTTGCGGTAAATTGTCTGTACCCCTTGGTATagatgcatatatatttggtAATTTACTTTTGACCACAAgttttttgtttatgtggggatatatcatttatttccCCAATACGCAATTCATTTGAGGTTATATAATTGgtgcatgtatatataaatgaattatgcatgtatacaaaaatgcatataattaaactcatatatacataaaatcccacaatatattttcaaatttcAAATATATGCTAACCTAGGCATTCTGAGGTGTGGTGATAAAATTTCTTCTGTTATCCGTATTGTTTAATTGATTTCTTTGATTTATCAATGCTTGCACATATTGTTCTTCgcctttttttatagtaacttttaatttctttttatgTGCTAAAAACCcgttcatatattttacagCATTAATTGCACTATCTACATTGTCATATGAAACAAAAGCAAATCCTCTATTCCTTCCTGTATCTTTTTCAGTAGCAATATATGCAGAAATAATATTACCAAAAGGTGAAAATGCAGCTAATAAATCATTTTGAATCCATTCATTTggtatatgaaaaataaaaatatttgccCCTACTGGGCCTGAAACTTCATTCATATTTAATGGATTAATAAAGTCTTGATCCATTTTTCTAGGTTTATGCCATTGTGTTTGACCCGTTAATTCATTATGATAATATGGTCTTCCGTCAtcttttgaaaaatattgtttccATGGTGATCGtatagaattattattatttctttgttggtttgaattattttgtaaattataattcatATGCATTGGATATCTATTAAATGtgtttatattcatatttttaaaatgtttcgatttcatatatgcattattatTGCTTTTGTTACTGTTATTAttgctattattattaatagtATTTCCATTGTTATTGTTATCgtctatattattattgttcaTCTGTAAAGGATTCATTAAAACCCTATTTAGTAATTGCCTTTCTTGTAATTGATTTTTTGATTGTGC is a window of Plasmodium berghei ANKA genome assembly, chromosome: 10 DNA encoding:
- a CDS encoding CUGBP Elav-like family member 2, putative; protein product: MNNNTQQQQQQQQQQHQQQQPQQPQQQQQQQQQQQQQQQQQYSNENNESSYGEARINEQPQYIYQMNNPYNPAPSIPVKLFVSSIPKNLTEDDIKLIFEEYGATKDVVFIKDKKPNANRANVFVRMESIYFAQKAIEDLHGKKIICESLGPLIVKFAIGELEKYGINMNNANENEAKLFVGSLPKDITDDQIRNIFNRYGNVKEVYIMKNSNGVSKRCAFVNYDYKEQGIFAVQNLNGKIAIENAEKPIEVRFAQSKNQLQERQLLNRVLMNPLQMNNNNIDDNNNNGNTINNNSNNNSNKSNNNAYMKSKHFKNMNINTFNRYPMHMNYNLQNNSNQQRNNNNSIRSPWKQYFSKDDGRPYYHNELTGQTQWHKPRKMDQDFINPLNMNEVSGPVGANIFIFHIPNEWIQNDLLAAFSPFGNIISAYIATEKDTGRNRGFAFVSYDNVDSAINAVKYMNGFLAHKKKLKVTIKKGEEQYVQALINQRNQLNNTDNRRNFITTPQNA